Proteins encoded together in one Lathyrus oleraceus cultivar Zhongwan6 chromosome 5, CAAS_Psat_ZW6_1.0, whole genome shotgun sequence window:
- the LOC127085871 gene encoding cytosolic sulfotransferase 15 — protein MSRTIFDRDESIEEDNQLSQEVKEMLISLPRQKGWNTPYTYLFHGFWFNPKEIQVLRTFQNHFQAKDSDVFVATVPKSGTTWLKALTFAIMNRQHHFISSKNHPLLSFNPHDLVPFVESNLYDQHDKIPDFSNFHEPRLFGTHIPFDLLSNSIKDSNCKIVYICRNPFDTFISSWNFINKVEPPPTPPLNLEEAFEMYCNGSFGRGPFWKHMLSYWNESKERPKNVLFLKYEDMKEDAKFYLKKLAEFLECPFTLEEENEGVIENIIKLCSFEKMKELEINKIGTFQGFGMKVDNKLYFRKGEIGDWINYLSPSMVEKLSKIIEEKLGGSGLNFRVK, from the coding sequence ATGTCTAGAACCATATTTGATAGAGATGAATCTATTGAAGAAGATAACCAACTTAGCCAAGAAGTCAAGGAAATGCTTATTTCCCTTCCAAGACAGAAAGGTTGGAATACACCTTATACTTATCTATTCCATGGATTTTGGTTTAATCCAAAAGAAATCCAAGTCTTAAGAACTTTCCAAAATCACTTCCAAGCTAAAGATAGTGATGTGTTTGTTGCAACTGTTCCAAAATCAGGCACAACTTGGTTGAAAGCTCTTACTTTTGCCATTATGAATCGCCAACACCATTTCATTTCCTCCAAAAACCATCCTTTGCTTAGTTTCAATCCACATGATCTTGTTCCATTCGTTGAATCCAATCTTTATGATCAACATGACAAAATTCCTGATTTTTCCAATTTTCATGAGCCAAGACTTTTTGGTACACATATTCCTTTTGATTTATTGTCAAATTCAATTAAAGATTCCAATTGCAAGATAGTTTATATTTGTAGGAACCCTTTTGACACTTTCATCTCTAGTTGGAATTTTATCAACAAAGTTGAACCACCTCCAACGCCTCCATTGAATTTAGAGGAAGCTTTTGAAATGTATTGTAATGGGTCATTTGGGCGTGGTCCATTTTGGAAGCACATGTTGAGTTATTGGAATGAGAGCAAAGAGAGACCAAAAAATGTTCTTTTTTTGAAGTATGAGGATATGAAAGAAGATGCCAAGTTTTACTTGAAAAAATTGGCTGAGTTTTTGGAATGCCCTTTTACTTTGGAGGAAGAAAATGAGGGTGTGATTGAAAATATCATAAAGTTATGTAGTTTTGAGAAAATGAAGGAGTTGGAGATAAATAAGATAGGAACATTTCAAGGATTTGGAATGAAAGTTGATAATAAGCTCTATTTTAGAAAAGGTGAAATTGGTGATTGGATTAATTACCTTTCACCTTCAATGGTTGAAAAATTATCCAAAATTATCGAAGAGAAATTAGGTGGTTCTGGTCTTAACTTTAGAGTTAAATAA